One Zeugodacus cucurbitae isolate PBARC_wt_2022May chromosome 3, idZeuCucr1.2, whole genome shotgun sequence genomic region harbors:
- the Zdhhc3_1 gene encoding palmitoyltransferase ZDHHC3, translated as MTFIRDPCGIACLVITYGAVMYADYVVLRWIILQTMEASIWAPVHVILFNTVVFLLCMSHLKAVLSDPGRVPLPANRLDFSDMHTTGKNNNGGGSEWTVCTRCETYRPPRAHHCRICKRCIRRMDHHCPWINNCVGERNQKFFLQFLFYVGMLSIYSVGLVGYSFVYPCDDCNISTLETQTRMLHSVILLLESALFGLFVLAIMVDQMHAILHDETAVEAVQSKGKGLQRSSRRQFRLFAEVFGRGHPACWLLPCTSFNSSPRYNDTPLLMSYDV; from the exons ATGACTTTTATACGAGATCCTTGCGGCATTGCGTGTCTAGTCATCACCTATGGCGCAGTTATGTACGCGGACTATGTGGTACTGCGCTGGATCATTCTGCAAACGATGGAGGCTAG CATTTGGGCACCCGTGCACGTAATACTATTCAATACAGTTGTTTTTCTGTTGTGTATGTCACATCTGAAAGCCGTATTATCAGATCCTGGACGCGTGCCATTGCCGGCAAATCGCCTAGACTTTTCAGATATGCATACAactggaaaaaataacaatGGTGGTGGCAGTGAATG GACTGTTTGCACACGCTGCGAGACATATCGTCCACCCCGTGCACATCACTGTCGCATATGCAAACGTTGCATACGACGCATGGATCATCATTGTCCGTGGATTAATAACTGTGTTGGTGaacgaaatcaaaaattttttctaCAGTTTCTATTCTATGTTGGCATGCTATCCATATATTCCGTTGGTTTGGTGGGCTACAGTTTTGTATACCCTTGCGACGACTGCAATATATCTACACTAGAGACACAAACTAGAAT GTTGCACAGTGTTATTCTCTTATTGGAATCGGCTCTTTTTGGTCTCTTTGTCTTGGCTATAATGGTCGATCAAATGCATGCTATATTGCACGATGAAACCGCAGTGGAGGCTGTACAGTCAAAGGGTAAAGGCCTACAGCGTTCCAGCCGTCGccaatttcgtttgtttgctgAAGTTTTCGGACGCGGGCATCCAGCTTGTTGGCTGTTGCCATGTACAAGTTTCAATTCATCGCCGCGTTACAATGACACCCCGCTATTGATGAGCTATGATGTTTAa
- the LOC105214825 gene encoding uncharacterized protein LOC105214825: protein MIDILSMSRRPKLDVVEVPNLTFKSGLPINSLPGWELIPLNSKLPMLKCPGNQVIFSKNKIGQSFKHLKQEFDPSVRESLPEYNPLHDSNLKTFYANERNLKRLRENGEITQNNDVICNLKDFNEYRQQLHKTRLYYVLQELNRQENEQHDRMLINNAEAITARDHHNLAARQNSFTEIQGRKRKLENIRASRFQKMWQRTQDKIARKAAADEMGKAYHEYRKLVNHMKTQRHLEAAADLQRKHLIKLKKVFQFKQDRLQKNLRHLQEERLRQSEVIQTHFWEKRLKERIAYQDKIKGLLEKVSAQRKQFIENHRQKYDEKWLRIQNDIKDRARKIKKQSKLHQHRRKKPKQITPPKPAMDNGMAYCDRPNESVDKLLDYKLCEALNAAIDMENQPAMPFDADDPIYKAAKFIITHIIKKFDKDLSKDPRICKNVRERVDQFFDEAKRFVLFRSSQIIASIREQVQNENIAGSRRPTLVSFSRLPLTIGESSYAIHPMVDIKPVDVRTPTPVGSLASIKVQSEENMFSNIPNLCRNELIFIEHYIIKFKRELIVGVGKRVFSAIDYHFSKKIMDVRPELLNLNRSFLTCEMSKAILSYATNKLNYEASIKLCISALASDIIWSLQKHLLKPERDPRGIVQPKPCTESPSPHMRLCLFCTKR from the exons ATGATTGATATACTCTCAATGTCACGGCGTCCCAAATTGGATGTGGTCGAAGTACCAAATTTAACATTCAAATCTGGACTGCCGATCAACAGTTTGCCAGGCTGGGAGCTAATACCATTAAATTCGAAATTGCCTATGCTGAAGTGTCCCGGGAATCAggttatattttcgaaaaataaaattggacaATCG TTTAAACATTTGAAACAAGAATTTGATCCCTCCGTGCGGGAAAGCCTACCGGAGTACAATCCACTACACGATTcgaatttgaaaactttttatgCCAACGAACGAAATCTGAAG CGTTTACGCGAGAACGGTGAAATAACGCAAAATAATGATGTGATTTGCAATTTGAAGGATTTCAATGAATACCGACAACAGCTGCACAAAACGAGACTTTACTACGTATTGCAGGAACTAAATCGACAG GAAAACGAGCAACACGATCGCATGCTGATCAACAATGCCGAAGCAATAACAGCGCGCGATCATCACAATTTGGCCGCACGCCAAAATAGTTTCACTGAAATACAGGGACGCAAGCGCAAGCTGGAGAACATAAGGGCATCACGCTTTCAGAAAATGTGGCAACGCACACAGGATAAGATAGCGCGTAAGGCGGCTGCCGATGAGATGGGCAAGGCCTATCATGAGTACCGTAAACTGGTAAATCATATGAAAACACAACGACACTTGGAAGCGGCCGCCGACTTGCAGCGAAAGCATTTGATTAAGCTCAAGAAGGTCTTTCAATTCAAACAGGATCGCTTGCAAAAGAATCTGCGGCATCTGCAGGAGGAACGGCTGCGTCAAAGTGAGGTTATACAAACACACTTTTGGGAGAAACGTTTGAAGGAGCGCATAGCTTATCAGGATAAAATAAAGGGACTGCTGGAGAAAGTCAGCGCACAACGGAAACAATTTATCGAG AATCATCGTCAAAAGTATGATGAGAAATGGCTACGCATACAGAATGACATTAAAGATCGTGcacgtaaaattaaaaaacaaagcaaattacATCAGCATCGTAGAAAGAAACCGAAACAAATTACACCGCCGAAGCCAGCCATGGATAACGGTATGGCCTATTGTGATAGACCAAATGAGAGTGTTGATAAATTGTTGGATTACAAGCTTTGTGAAGCATTGAATGCCGCCATCGATATGGAAAATCAACCCGCTATGCCGTTCGATGCTGATGATCCCATATACAAAGCGGCCAAGTTTATTATAACGCACATTATTAAGAAGTTCGACAAAGATTTGAGTAAGGATCCGAGAATTTGCAAGAATGTAAGAGAACGTGTGGATCAGTTCTTTGATGAGGCCAAACGTTTTGTGCTCTTT AGATCGTCGCAAATTATTGCTTCCATACGTGAGCAAGTACAAAACGAGAATATTGCTGGTAGCCGTAGACCAACCTTGGTCTCATTCAGTCGTTTACCATTAACAATTGGCGAATCCAGTTATGCCATACATCCAATGGTGGATATTAAGCCGGTAGATGTGCGAACCCCAACACCAGTG GGTTCACTTGCTTCCATCAAAGTGCAATCGGAGGAGAATATGTTTAGCAATATACCGAATTTGTGTCGCAACGAGTTGATTTTCATAGAACACTATATTATCAAATTCAAACGTGAACTAATTGTGGGTGTTGGCAAACGTGTATTTTCCGCCATTGATTAtcatttctccaaaaaaatcaTGGACGTACGTCCCGAGCTGCTTA ATTTGAATCGTAGTTTCCTAACTTGTGAGATGTCCAAAGCTATACTTAGCTATGCCACCAACAAATTGAATTACGAAGCAAGCATTAAGCTGTGCATCAGCGCATTGGCCAGCGATATTATTTGGTCGTTGCAGAAACATTTGCTTAAACCTGAACGTGATCCGCGCGGAATTGTACAACCCAAACCTTGCACAGAGAGTCCATCACCACATATGCGATTGTGTTTGTTCTGTACCAAACGGTAA